From Candidatus Rubrimentiphilum sp., one genomic window encodes:
- a CDS encoding helix-turn-helix domain-containing protein, translated as MQVNIVEDLPPVAAIESLEALQVVADSQRHRVVTLLIEEALTARELAERLGIARTRLYYHLDLLEKHGLIRVTETRVVSGILERTYRAVARAFRVDRALLSARSSESEVNDAQASILDAVASDLRARPANGRAAENDVMVSRSFLRLNASRRRELCERLNALIREYDDSESSDGHEVEVALAIFPAQKMPS; from the coding sequence ATGCAGGTGAATATAGTTGAAGATCTGCCTCCGGTGGCCGCGATTGAGAGCCTCGAAGCGCTTCAGGTGGTAGCCGACAGCCAGCGCCATAGGGTCGTGACGCTGCTCATCGAGGAGGCTCTCACCGCCCGGGAACTGGCGGAGCGGCTCGGGATCGCGCGTACCCGCCTCTACTATCATTTGGACTTGCTGGAGAAGCACGGCCTCATTCGCGTGACCGAGACCAGAGTCGTCTCAGGGATTCTCGAGCGCACCTACCGCGCGGTCGCGCGTGCGTTCCGCGTGGATCGCGCTTTACTGTCGGCGCGTTCGTCTGAGTCGGAAGTCAACGACGCGCAAGCGTCGATCTTGGACGCCGTTGCAAGCGATCTGCGCGCGAGGCCCGCAAATGGGCGCGCCGCTGAAAACGACGTGATGGTTTCGCGCAGTTTTCTGCGGCTAAACGCGAGCCGCCGCCGCGAGTTGTGCGAACGGTTAAACGCGCTCATTCGGGAGTACGATGACTCCGAATCGAGTGACGGTCATGAAGTAGAAGTAGCGCTGGCGATTTTTCCGGCGCAAAAGATGCCGTCATGA
- a CDS encoding 4'-phosphopantetheinyl transferase superfamily protein, whose protein sequence is MHVWTVRLDAARRSEPLHVLSRDERDRAARYSHERTRRNFAVRRSALRLILGSYAGLSPSAVLLTRVPGEKPFFVNSPAPAIQYSASSSEALAVFAVTQSGRVGIDIESVGPFEGLRDVAQDVFAPGELAAILSEEAEAERLAAFFSAWTRKEAVVKCEGRGVLGDLRLVNAPAFGGGLHDLDVAQGYAAAIACEQPSATVIVLDGPLTLDELATKLAQTKELAAV, encoded by the coding sequence GTGCACGTTTGGACTGTCCGGCTGGATGCAGCTCGCCGGTCCGAGCCGCTGCACGTCCTTAGCCGCGACGAACGCGATCGTGCGGCACGCTACAGCCACGAGAGAACGCGCCGCAATTTCGCTGTGCGCCGTTCCGCATTGCGCTTGATCCTGGGCAGCTACGCCGGACTATCCCCATCCGCCGTGTTGCTAACCCGAGTTCCGGGCGAGAAACCGTTCTTCGTGAATTCGCCGGCTCCGGCGATACAGTACAGCGCCTCAAGTTCCGAGGCGCTGGCCGTTTTTGCCGTCACGCAATCCGGCCGAGTCGGCATCGATATTGAATCGGTCGGCCCGTTCGAGGGTCTGCGCGACGTTGCGCAAGACGTTTTCGCGCCCGGCGAGCTCGCTGCGATTCTCTCGGAGGAAGCCGAAGCGGAACGCCTTGCGGCGTTTTTTTCGGCCTGGACGCGCAAGGAAGCTGTGGTGAAGTGCGAGGGCCGTGGAGTGCTTGGAGATCTTCGGCTGGTCAACGCGCCGGCATTCGGAGGTGGACTGCACGACTTGGACGTCGCGCAAGGGTACGCCGCGGCGATAGCGTGTGAGCAACCTTCCGCAACCGTCATCGTTCTCGATGGTCCGCTGACCCTCGACGAGCTCGCGACAAAACTGGCACAGACGAAAGAGTTGGCTGCCGTTTGA